In a genomic window of candidate division WOR-3 bacterium:
- the ruvX gene encoding Holliday junction resolvase RuvX, whose product MGRILCIDYGERHTGVAVSDPTRTIAQALPTIHHSSKRELLEALRRLIAEQEVTEVVIGLPVAQSGKPSRRSEQVRSFAGQLRKATGLSVATFDERFSTARATEVLEEMSGGRDLAPGKRAATGRNRKRREAVDRIAATIILEDYLAEMGDRTKNPESRVQNPESRSTGAGA is encoded by the coding sequence ATGGGTCGCATCCTCTGTATAGACTACGGCGAGCGGCATACGGGCGTTGCGGTCTCTGACCCGACGCGAACCATCGCGCAAGCTTTGCCGACCATCCATCACTCGAGCAAACGCGAGCTGCTGGAAGCGCTTAGGCGGCTCATTGCCGAGCAGGAGGTGACTGAGGTCGTCATCGGCCTGCCGGTGGCTCAATCCGGCAAGCCGAGCCGTCGGTCCGAGCAGGTGCGGAGTTTCGCCGGGCAACTGAGGAAGGCAACCGGCCTGTCTGTGGCGACGTTCGATGAACGCTTCTCGACCGCCCGAGCGACCGAGGTGCTGGAGGAGATGTCGGGCGGCCGCGACCTCGCGCCCGGCAAGCGCGCAGCCACCGGCCGGAACCGGAAGCGCCGCGAAGCCGTGGACCGGATAGCCGCGACCATCATCCTTGAAGACTACCTGGCTGAGATGGGGGACCGCACGAAGAACCCAGAATCCAGAGTCCAGAATCCAGAATCCAGAAGTACCGGAGCCGGGGCGTGA
- the mltG gene encoding endolytic transglycosylase MltG has product MKPPGYRCTKVLVLTSLCLCAFMVGHLSCSSRVPSNGRKVEVVVRPGQSATSIADTLVVKQVIGSKPLFLLYAWYYNYNARLRAGRYQLSIGTGERRALRLLAGEEAAVTMVTIPEGYTMNEIAAVLAERGVCPADSFLSACMDTSLLRQSGVRAATAEGYLFPETYEFLSGSAPADVARRLIRQFFSVFAELHDSSRLPPASFLTPSQVVILASIVEREARVPEEFPRIAGVFANRLRRRLPLQSCATVEYLLPQRKGRLSVEDTKIASPYNTYLHAGLPPGPICNPGRRALAAALHPERNDYLFFVARGDGTHLFSRTAAEHAAACRRVRDGG; this is encoded by the coding sequence GTGAAACCACCAGGATACCGGTGCACCAAGGTCCTGGTCCTGACCTCTTTGTGTCTCTGTGCCTTTATGGTGGGTCACCTCTCGTGTTCGAGCCGCGTGCCGTCGAACGGCCGGAAGGTCGAGGTGGTGGTGCGGCCCGGCCAGAGCGCCACGTCCATCGCCGACACCCTGGTTGTGAAGCAGGTCATCGGCTCCAAACCGCTGTTCCTGCTATACGCCTGGTACTACAACTACAATGCCCGCCTGCGCGCCGGCCGCTACCAGCTTTCCATCGGCACCGGCGAGCGGCGCGCGCTCCGGCTGCTGGCCGGCGAAGAGGCCGCGGTGACGATGGTCACGATTCCCGAGGGCTACACCATGAACGAAATCGCAGCGGTGCTGGCGGAACGCGGGGTCTGCCCGGCCGACAGCTTCCTGAGCGCGTGCATGGATACGAGCCTGCTCCGGCAGTCCGGCGTGAGGGCGGCGACCGCCGAGGGCTACCTGTTTCCGGAGACCTATGAATTCCTCAGCGGCTCCGCGCCAGCCGATGTCGCGCGCAGGCTGATCCGCCAGTTCTTCTCGGTGTTCGCCGAACTCCACGACTCCTCACGCCTCCCTCCTGCCTCTTTCCTCACTCCCTCGCAGGTCGTGATACTCGCGTCCATCGTCGAGCGCGAAGCCAGGGTGCCGGAGGAGTTCCCGCGCATTGCCGGAGTATTCGCTAATCGCCTGCGCCGGCGCCTGCCGCTGCAGTCTTGTGCCACCGTCGAGTACCTGCTGCCGCAGCGCAAGGGACGGCTGTCGGTAGAGGACACGAAGATAGCGTCCCCGTACAATACCTATCTCCACGCCGGCCTGCCGCCCGGGCCGATCTGCAATCCGGGCCGCCGCGCGCTGGCCGCCGCGCTCCATCCCGAGCGGAACGACTATCTCTTCTTTGTCGCCCGCGGCGACGGCACCCACCTCTTCTCCCGCACCGCGGCCGAGCACGCTGCGGCCTGCCGCC